The genomic DNA AGCGTGGTCGCGCGGTTGGCGAGCGGCCCGTAAATGATGTAGCTGTGGCCCGTGACCCAGCCGATGTCCGCCGTGCACCAGTAAGTCTCGCCGGGCTGGTAATCGAACACGTAGTGATGCGTGCTCGCGACGTAGGTGAGGTAGCCGCCCGTGGTGTGCAGCACGCCCTTGGGCTTCCCGGTCGAACCGCTCGTGTAGAGGATGAACAGCGGGTCCTCGGCGTCCATCACCTCCGGCTTGCACTCGGGCGCGGCGGCGGCGAGGGCTTCGTGCCACCACACATCGCGGCCGGGCTGCATCTCGACGGGTGTTCCGGTGCGACGCACGACAAGGATTTTCCCCACGGACGGTGTGCGCGGCGCGGCCTTGTCCGCGTTGGCCTTCATCGGGATGTCGCACTTGGTGCCGCGGACGCCGGTGTCCTGCGTGATGATGAGCTTGCACGAGGAATCGTTGATGCGCGTGACGAGCGAGTCCGCCGAGAACGCGCCGAACACGACCGAGTGCACCGCGCCGATGCGCGCGCACGCGAGCAGCGCGACCGCGAGCTCGGGAATCATCTGCAAGTAGATGCACACGCGGTCGCCCTTGCGCACGCCGAGGGATTTGAGCGCGTTGGCGGCGCGCTGCACCTGTGCGTGCAGCTCGGCGTAGGTGACGCGACGCGTGTCTTCCGGGTCGTTGCCCTCCCAGAGGAGCGCGGTCACGGCGCCGTGCCCGGCTTCGACGTGGCGGTCCACGCAATTGTAACAGGCGTTCAGCTTGCCGCCGGTGAACCACTTGATGTCCACCGTGTGAAAGTCCCAGTCGGCGACCTTGTCCCACTTGCCGAACCACGAAATGCGCGCGGCCTCGCCCGCCCAGAACGCGTCCGTGTCCTTGATGGACTCCGCGTAGCGCCCGCAATACTCGGCGAGGGACTTGACGTGCGCGCGCTGCGAGGCTGCGGCAGGCGGCGGAAAGACCGGAATGTCAGCGGTGGACTTGGTCGAGCTCATGGTCGGCGAAAAGCGCGGCCATCGTAGGAGCGATGAGAGTCGCGTCAACCTTGAAGCCGTCAGCGTTCGTTCACACTCGCCGAAAACG from Verrucomicrobiota bacterium includes the following:
- the acs gene encoding acetate--CoA ligase produces the protein MSSTKSTADIPVFPPPAAASQRAHVKSLAEYCGRYAESIKDTDAFWAGEAARISWFGKWDKVADWDFHTVDIKWFTGGKLNACYNCVDRHVEAGHGAVTALLWEGNDPEDTRRVTYAELHAQVQRAANALKSLGVRKGDRVCIYLQMIPELAVALLACARIGAVHSVVFGAFSADSLVTRINDSSCKLIITQDTGVRGTKCDIPMKANADKAAPRTPSVGKILVVRRTGTPVEMQPGRDVWWHEALAAAAPECKPEVMDAEDPLFILYTSGSTGKPKGVLHTTGGYLTYVASTHHYVFDYQPGETYWCTADIGWVTGHSYIIYGPLANRATTLMFEGVPNFPDFGRFWQVVAKHKVNIFYTAPTALRALMKEGDAWPQAHDLTSLRLLGTVGEPIKEPEWNWYFKVIGQSRCPIVDTWWQTETGGILISPLPGATPTKPGSATLPLFGVQPALVDDSGAELTGNDVRGNLCLKASWPGQMRTVFGDHQRFVDTYFKRFPGKYFTGDGCWRDADGYYWITGRVDDILIVSGHNIGTAEVEGAIGAHPSVAEAAVVGYPHDIKGYAIYAFVTLKTGQAAGDGVKKEINAKVREILGPHATPEKIQFTDGLPKTRSGKIMRRILRKIAENELDHLGDISTLADPAVVESLVKGRV